From Eremothecium sinecaudum strain ATCC 58844 chromosome III, complete sequence:
CGCAACATCTATCTCCCGGTGCTGAAACACAACGCTGAGTTAAGTGATGACTCTAATCAAGCTGATGATTCCAACCAGGTGCTATACCAGCTAGCCTATACATACGAATTGCAAAAGATGGGTAATGCCCAAGCAATCTCACTTTGTTCTCGTGGAGTTTTGATACTCTCAGTGGCATATCACGAGTATGATAACATGCTTGGACTTCCAAATAGAAGCCTCAGCAACTCCATCTACATGTTTCTGAGGTTTACTTCGCCAGAAATGTATTCCGAGCAGTTCATAAGTGAGGCTGCTATGGACAGCAGTCTTTACTGGCTAGTTAGTGTCCTAAACGAAAATACTCATTCAAAAAATAGCGAACTACTTCAACGTCTTCCTGATACACTAGTAGTAATATTCATCCAGGTGTTGCTACTTAATTCACGTGGTGACTCAGATAAATTATCCAGAGCAATGCATCTAGATATACTAGCTAACATACTTATGATGCTGCCTGAAGATGTAGCATTTGAGTTTATTATCGATACTTTGCTTCAATGTCCTATAGAAGAGGCTAAACAAGAGATCTTGGTCATTACGAAAGACTTAATGCTTGCCAGTCGAGCCAAGGGACAGAAAGTTGGAAAACGAGTATCTGAACTGTTCAAGAAGCAGAATCTAACATCAAAGAAATCTGGAAGCCCAAAATCAGATTTGGGCCCGCCTCTTCCACCCAGGCCCCACTTCTCTATAGACGTGGATAAAGTGGCCGCGATTCATTCTTTGACTATGATGTGCATTGACAGTAATAAAGTAGATAGAACCCCAGTCAAGTTAAGAACGCTTTTGATGTATTTGAACTTGCTGGTAGCATTAAGAAAGAAATGGGATAAACAACTGTTACATGAAATTGCTAACTATATTAAGCTTTCCTACGATGAAATAAAAACTCCCGTTGAGATTGGCTTCATTCACATCGCAAACGATAGAATACTAGAGTATTTACATGAATAGATTATTACATCGCATAAAAATCTATATATGATTGACTGACTATGCACAATTTGTTACTTAATGTTCTTACTATATGCAGTACTATCATCTATGCCTTATTCATATTACCAAATAATGATTTATTTGATGTTTCGATTCAATCTTTCTGTTAATATAAACTAGATATAACCGTTTTATTTTTGCTTTCCATGCGAAGACCCATAATCGAAATGCAAAGCTTCGTTTATCAAATGAATTGGTGCTTTGGTATCACCTTGGGTTACGAACACCACCCTTTTTCATTGTTCCATCGACCCTTTCAAATGTGGCATACTGCCCTTTTTGAATTAGGGGGCCAAAGTAGACAAAAAATCCATCTTTGGTAGCTGCTCGTTGCTCCTCCCATAAAAGCTCGGAGTCGTCAATGAATGGATCTTCGATATCATACTTTCCAACCCTGCTCTTTCCCTTCAATGGGTTTGGCTTCTTTTTAGGGTTCTTTGAAACGGGAGCGCCAGATGCACTTCCGGCCttctcatcttcttcttcatcatcatcctcCATTACTTCTAGATCATCAGCATTTTCTCCCTTGCTGCCAGCACTGGCCCCATCCTTTGATCTCGAGACAGCTTGGGAACCATACTTCTCTTCAACAAGGTTGTAAAAGTTGAACACTACTTGGCCATTCTCATCTAAGTAATCTTCATTGTCGACCTGGTAAAGTGGCACATCTAATACGATTATAGGTACGTCATTCTCCTCGACAGTAGAACCACTAGATTTCTGGTCAAAAACGTCCATTAGGGATGGAGATTTGATGGGTGGAGCAGCTGATAATTTCTTTGGAGTCTGTGGTGCTGTAACTGGCGGAGACGTAGTTTCTGATGCTGGCACGACAGGAATTGCGGATGTCTCCTTTTTCTTAGAAGCCACTTGTTTGGATTTGGATTTGTTCTCCTTCTTAGCTGCCCCAGAATTGGCGGTTTTCTTTGATGTCGATGCCACCCCTGTTCCCTTCTCAGACGCCGACGGGCCAGATAAAGATTGTGATGGCGATGGAGAGGCCGCGTTTGTCGATAAGTTCGTAGCAGACAGAGTCTTCTTAGCCTTGCTGGCATCCTGCGTACCTGATTTCTGACTTGGATTCAAGTTCGATTGCGATCTTTTCAGTCCCTTCTGTTGCGTAGTTGCATTGACCGGTGTACCAGTGGTTGCCACTAACACCGGCAACTCTTCCGCTCCTTCTTGGGATTGCATATTCGAACCTGTAGGAGTTAAAGAACCATCTTGAGAGGGCAGAATTACTGTTCGAGCGTTGTTGGGCTGCGGAGTCGCAGAAGGCGACGATGCGGGGTTTGCAGCAGCAGGTTTCTCCTTTCTGGAGTTCTTAGTAGCGGTCTTCTTAGCCGGCCCAGCCTTAGTGCCATCAGACTTCTTTCTAGACGCAGCTGTCGTCCCCTCCGCTTTCTTTTTAGCCGCAGTTTCACTTTTCTTCCTTGTAGTGGCTTTCTTTGTAGCACCTGCTGCAGCCTTAGCACCTCCTGTACTCTTAGTGACAGGCATAGATGGACTAGCAGACGGTACCTTGGTTAAAGGCGTAGAAGCTGCTGTAGACTCTTGCTTCAATGGAAGTCTATTATCGGTCACAGTACTTGGGGTCTCCAATTTGGGTATTACTGCACTAAATGGGGCAGGAATCGCAGGTGACGGAGAAGAATTTAAGTAGTTATGATCAATGGACGGTGAAAGAAGCGACGAAAGAGGTATCGCATGAATCCTCGGCCTTCCTGTGCCGCTAGCATTCTGCGGAACTGCTCCTAACGCTGGCAATCTCGATTCTGCACGATTCCTTGCCAACTCGTTTGCAATATTCGGTATGGATTTCTGCCGTTTAGGCTCATCACTTTGCAAACTAGGAGTCTCTGAGGGCCGCTTAACCGTACCATTGGCCAATAAATCCTCTACGGGGTTCGTAGGGAGATGTTCATCGTCATCAATTGTAATTACTATAAATTTTACGTTAGTATTCAAACATATTATAAGGTTATCTAAACGAAATAGATGTATAATAGTATACTGCTAACATACATTCATTATTTGACATCTTAATAACGCTGAGAAAGTTCTTCCAGGGCCCCAATAAGACATAAATAGCAACTAAATCGGTGTTTAAACAGAACTGAAATCGTTATGATTGCTTTCTTTTGCTTCGCTTTTAGTTTTCAATAAAAAGAACACCGAAAAGTAACCTAATGACTGATTGTTTACGGGTGATGATTGATTATTTATAAAAAAGAAGGTTTTGCTAGGATATTCAAGGTTCCCTAATGTTCCATCGAAGTGTTTAAGTACTCACAATATGCTTTCCTTTTCTAAGGCTCATAAATCGTTATTTAACGCTCATATACGATATTTGAGTAATGTACCCCACCAAGTTGTTAAGAATAGAGATTATACGGTGTCGTCGAATATCTCGCAGGTTCCTGATGTTAGCAAATACTTTCCAGCGACTCCAATCTCAGAACTAGCCCCCTATATTAGCGATGCATGGAGTGCTTATCCTAAGGGATCGAAGTACGTTAACCAACATCACTACTACCAAAATAAGAAAGTTTTGGTTGAAAGATATTTACAGAAGAAACCGCATGCAGTGTCATTAAAGCAGCTTGCACAGTATTATGATGACTCTAAACAGCTTACGTTGGAAAAGGTCCTCAAATCTGGTCAGTTTGCCAAGGATGAGCTTGTGGTTCGTATGGCTCACACCCTTAAAAAGGTGCAGGACCTCCCGTTTAATGTGGTGAACAATTTCCACTTTGTGCAGGTGTATGAGTCGTACTATGACATTTTTGAACGTTGCCGTAAGCTTCCCCAGATCAGGACTCTGGAGGACAACAAACAGCTCACTGACATGTTGAACGCGATTATGAGCGATTTTAATTCTCTGAATTTGCCTCATCTTATAATGGCTGCACTAGAATGCTGCATTCTTGATCTCTACCCACAGAAGGAGCTGGACAAGCTTATATCAAGTCTGCTACGTGCTCGAATTTCCAGGAGGCTCATAGCTCAAGAACACCTGAGTGCCACTTCAAACTTCTTGGCAGGAAAGAAGGATATAAACCTTATTTTCGGAGACATCATACAGCTTTGCAGCGCAAAGGAGTACCTACTAGAGGCTTCCAAAATATGCGAGGCATTTACCAAAGACATGTTTTACGATGGAATTCCCTTACCTGAATTTATTATCGACGGTGCTGTGGACCTGAAGTTTTACTTCCTTCCAACACACCTTGAGTATCTTCTTGGCGAGTGCCTACGTAATAGCTACGAGGCTACCGTAAAGGAGTACATCAGAAAGGGCCTTTCAAAACCCGAGCCCATAGTTGTCACCATTATTGAGAACAAACATAGTTTCTTGTTTAGAATCAGTGACCGCGCAGGTGGCATACCGCATGACGATAGAACAATCTGGTCTTTTGGAAAATCAAAAGAATTAGCAAGACAATCCTTGGCAAATTTCCACAAGCTCTCAGGCTTGCAGACTATCTCTTTGTATGACGACCGAAGTCACTATGGAACTCTAAGTTCTGATCACCCGCATTCCAAGCCTACCCGCACATCAATGCTACTCAGTGAGTTACATCCTAAGAAAGAAAAGTACAAATTCCAGTTTAAAAGACCTCTTATAGGTCTTCTGAGCCGGGCGTCAAGGTATAAACTAGGTGTTGGACTCGCGATGTGTAAGGTGTACGCAGAATATTGGAACGGGGACCTAACCGTACATTCTGTACAGGGATACGGTACTGACACGGTATTAAAGCTAGGTAGCTTGCTCCACTACAGCGACAAACTACAGCTAGACAAGGTCTGAACATCCCACAAGAGTCCATAATGTTTCATTACCTTCCTTTATTATTTGTAATCACACATCATTTTTAACGAATCATACTCTTTTTCATAATGGATCATTGAGAGAacataatatatatatataatatatatatatatgtatacCTCGCTTTGAAACTTTACTCGATAATCATTTGCGATAAAAACATAAAGGAGCGTTTCTCTGGTTGCGTTGTTTAGTGGTATTATCTCAGAATTATCACGAAAACTCTAGTCCTCAAAGAAATATATCCGTTCTCAAGCAAATATGAGTACGCCGGCTAGAAGGAGACTAATGAGAGATTTTAAGCGGATGAAGGAAGATGCTCCGCCTGGTGTATCAGCTTCCCCACTTCCCGATAATGTCATGCTATGGAATGCAATGATTATTGGGCCTGCAGATACTCCATATGAAGATGGTACGTTCAGGTTACTTTTAGAGTTTGATGAGGAATATCCAAACAAGCCGCCGCATGTAAAGTTTCTGAGTGAGATGTTCCATCCCAATGTTTATGCCAATGGGGAGATATGCCTTGACATTTTACAGAACCGATGGACACCAACTTATGACGTTGCATCGATATTGACTTCTATACAATCATTGTTTAATGATCCTAATCCTGCATCGCCCGCTAACGTTGAAGC
This genomic window contains:
- the HPC2 gene encoding Hpc2p (Syntenic homolog of Ashbya gossypii AAR158W; Syntenic homolog of Saccharomyces cerevisiae YBR215W (HPC2); 1-intron in Ashbya gossypii) translates to MSNNELITIDDDEHLPTNPVEDLLANGTVKRPSETPSLQSDEPKRQKSIPNIANELARNRAESRLPALGAVPQNASGTGRPRIHAIPLSSLLSPSIDHNYLNSSPSPAIPAPFSAVIPKLETPSTVTDNRLPLKQESTAASTPLTKVPSASPSMPVTKSTGGAKAAAGATKKATTRKKSETAAKKKAEGTTAASRKKSDGTKAGPAKKTATKNSRKEKPAAANPASSPSATPQPNNARTVILPSQDGSLTPTGSNMQSQEGAEELPVLVATTGTPVNATTQQKGLKRSQSNLNPSQKSGTQDASKAKKTLSATNLSTNAASPSPSQSLSGPSASEKGTGVASTSKKTANSGAAKKENKSKSKQVASKKKETSAIPVVPASETTSPPVTAPQTPKKLSAAPPIKSPSLMDVFDQKSSGSTVEENDVPIIVLDVPLYQVDNEDYLDENGQVVFNFYNLVEEKYGSQAVSRSKDGASAGSKGENADDLEVMEDDDEEEDEKAGSASGAPVSKNPKKKPNPLKGKSRVGKYDIEDPFIDDSELLWEEQRAATKDGFFVYFGPLIQKGQYATFERVDGTMKKGGVRNPR
- the PKP2 gene encoding protein kinase PKP2 (Syntenic homolog of Ashbya gossypii AAR157C; Syntenic homolog of Saccharomyces cerevisiae YGL059W (PKP2)) produces the protein MLSFSKAHKSLFNAHIRYLSNVPHQVVKNRDYTVSSNISQVPDVSKYFPATPISELAPYISDAWSAYPKGSKYVNQHHYYQNKKVLVERYLQKKPHAVSLKQLAQYYDDSKQLTLEKVLKSGQFAKDELVVRMAHTLKKVQDLPFNVVNNFHFVQVYESYYDIFERCRKLPQIRTLEDNKQLTDMLNAIMSDFNSLNLPHLIMAALECCILDLYPQKELDKLISSLLRARISRRLIAQEHLSATSNFLAGKKDINLIFGDIIQLCSAKEYLLEASKICEAFTKDMFYDGIPLPEFIIDGAVDLKFYFLPTHLEYLLGECLRNSYEATVKEYIRKGLSKPEPIVVTIIENKHSFLFRISDRAGGIPHDDRTIWSFGKSKELARQSLANFHKLSGLQTISLYDDRSHYGTLSSDHPHSKPTRTSMLLSELHPKKEKYKFQFKRPLIGLLSRASRYKLGVGLAMCKVYAEYWNGDLTVHSVQGYGTDTVLKLGSLLHYSDKLQLDKV
- the RAD6 gene encoding E2 ubiquitin-conjugating protein RAD6 (Syntenic homolog of Ashbya gossypii AAR156C; Syntenic homolog of Saccharomyces cerevisiae YGL058W (RAD6)), which produces MSTPARRRLMRDFKRMKEDAPPGVSASPLPDNVMLWNAMIIGPADTPYEDGTFRLLLEFDEEYPNKPPHVKFLSEMFHPNVYANGEICLDILQNRWTPTYDVASILTSIQSLFNDPNPASPANVEAATLFKDHKSQYVKRVKETVEKSWEDDLEDMDDDSE